The Gordonia mangrovi genome includes the window GGGAAACTCGATCTGTACGGCTATCTCGGCTGGGTCGCGTGGGGTGTCATCCACATCGCGTTCCTCGCCGGTATGCGTAACCGGCTCGGCACCGTGCTGAATTGGAGCGCCACGCTTCTCACCGATTCTCGACGGGAACGTGCGATCACCTTCGGCGACCCGGAAACCGCCCGTCAGCCGTACCGGTGACGCCGCTTCGGTGGGCTGGCGATTACCTGTGAGGTAGTGGTCTCTGTGTCGCCGTGGGCGCACGATGGAGGTACCCCGGTAGAGGAGGTCTCCCGATGTCCCAGAGGTCGGTTCCCAGACCCGTCCACCCGCCGACGCCCGCGAGTCCGCGCTGGCTGACCATCGTGATGCGTTGTGACCGTTGGGGATCGTATTGGTATATCGCAGTGGGATTCCTGTTCGCCCCGGCATTGCTGATCCTCGATCCCTGGCCGGGCGCGGTGGCGGTCGCCTGGGTACTCATATCGACCGCCGGGCTCTGGCTCGGGGTCCTCGGCATCCTGATGGCGACCGGTCTCGCGATGGTGCTTCGCGCCGGCGAAGAGATTCCCGAAGAGTTCTGGTGGTCGTTACTCGGTCGTCCGCCCGGAGGTTGACCGCGGCTGAACCACCTGCCTACCCGCGCGGGCGGGGATGCCGTCAGCGTGGGTAGGTGACGATGACCTGCCCGGTGCGGGCGTTGCGCCAGGTGATGGTGCGGTCGGTGTGCATGGTGGGGAGCCACGGGCCGTCGTGTTTGCGGTCGTGGTCGGGTCGGCATAGGGGTGCGAGGTTGAAGGCCACGGTCCAGCCGCCGGCCAGCGGGTCGGCGTGGAGGAATTTGTGTAGGTGGTCGAGTTCGCACTCTTCAGACGGTCGGCCGCAGTAGGGGTAGCGGCAGCGTCGGTCGAGTTGGATGATTTCGGCGCGTAGTGCTGCTGAGGGTGCGTAGGTCAGTGCCCCGGGTGGTGGGGTGGCGTAGCCGCCGTGCCCGGTGGGGTCGATGGGTGGTGCCGGTGTGCGGTTGCCGAAGATGATCAGGCCGCTGGCGGTGCGGGTTTCGCTCGGTGGGGCGGTGATGGTGGTGGCGTGGGGTGCCAGGCGTGCGGCGTGGGCGGGGTCGATGGCGCCGTAGCCCATCAGGCGGGTGGGGTCGAGGCCGGTGGGGTCGTGCAGCAGGGTCAGGCCGGGGACGACGAGGCCTTTGTTGGTGTCGGAATCGGAGTCGGAATCGGTGTCGGTGTCCGGGTCGGTGTCGGCGGGGTTGTTGTCAGAGTCATCGGCTACCGCGGCGTCTGCTGTGTCCTCGGCGTGTTCGGCGTCTGTGGTGAGTTCGGCTGCTGGTGCCGCGGTGTTGTCGGTGTCCGCGTCGTCGGTGCTGTTCGCGTCGGGGTCGTGGGTCGGCTCTGCATCGGCCCCGTCGGTGTCGTGCTCGGCGCGAGGTGCGGTGATGAAGTCTCGTCGGGATTCCGCGGTGGGCTCGATGTCCTCAGCCTCGTCATCGTCATCGATTCCGGTGTCGGACTGTACGCCGTCAACCTCGATCGCGATGTCACGGTGATCGTCGAGGTCGGCGAGGGTGATCGGCTGTTCTTCGGCCGCGTCAGGTCCGCCCATTGCGGGTTCGTCGGCGGTGTCGACGGGTGCGTTGGAGTCGCCGGCCGTGCTGGTGTCGACCGACGAGTCGCGGACACTGCTGCCACCCGCACTCGGGGTGGTGGCCGATGCTGGGTTGCTGGTGCGGGTTTGCGTGGCCGGGCAGGTGTCGTCGCCGCAGTGGCAGCGCAACGTCGCGCCGGGAGCCTTGATGATCTCGGCGAATGCGGCGACGCGTTGGGCTTTGATGCTGCGGCCGTCGCGACGGCACACTCGCCGGCTGATCAACGCGCTGATCCGCTCGCGTAGGTGTACACCGTGTTCGGCGGGGATGCAGGCGTCGACGGTCATGTGCCCGAACGCTTCGGCACCGATTTTCACATCGCCGAATAGGTCGGCGATGTCGTCGTGGGCTTCGACGGCCCGGTCGGGGTCGAGGGTGATGATGATGGCGTCGAGATCGGCTTGCAGCGCGGTGTCGGTGGTCGGGCGGCTGGCCAGATCGAGCACCACATCGTCGAAATCCCACGGCTCATCGCCGGCAGGATCGGTCTCAGCCGCAGCATCACCGGCGTCATCGTCGGTGCCGGCATCGTCGGTGTGGTCGTCGAAGTCGAGGGTGAGGTCGTCGTCGGTGTCGGTGTTGTCGGTGAGTTCGGCCAGTCGGGCTCGCAGGTCGCCGGTGGGGCCGGTGGCGGCGCCGCGGATGGCCACGCCCAGGCGGTGGGGGCTCAGGTCACCGGCGCGGAAGGCGTCACGGATCTTGGGGTGTTCGTCGAGGAGTTCGTCGAGGTGGACCCATTCGCCGGCTTTGGTTCGGGCGATGCCCAGTTGCAGCGAGATTTCGCCTATGGCGGCTTTGTCGGCGGCGTTGCGGATTCGGTTCGGGACGTAGTCGTTGTATCCGGTGAGGCGCTCATTGTAGGTGGATTGACCGATCTGGCGGGCGATCTGCATGGCGATGGCCTGGGCTTGATTACTCAGCCGCAGGGCGTCGCGACCGTACTGGGCCAACTCGTCGAGGCTGCTGGTGGCCAGCAGGG containing:
- a CDS encoding HNH endonuclease signature motif containing protein, with amino-acid sequence MFTFTDRAADDALLATSSLDELAQYGRDALRLSNQAQAIAMQIARQIGQSTYNERLTGYNDYVPNRIRNAADKAAIGEISLQLGIARTKAGEWVHLDELLDEHPKIRDAFRAGDLSPHRLGVAIRGAATGPTGDLRARLAELTDNTDTDDDLTLDFDDHTDDAGTDDDAGDAAAETDPAGDEPWDFDDVVLDLASRPTTDTALQADLDAIIITLDPDRAVEAHDDIADLFGDVKIGAEAFGHMTVDACIPAEHGVHLRERISALISRRVCRRDGRSIKAQRVAAFAEIIKAPGATLRCHCGDDTCPATQTRTSNPASATTPSAGGSSVRDSSVDTSTAGDSNAPVDTADEPAMGGPDAAEEQPITLADLDDHRDIAIEVDGVQSDTGIDDDDEAEDIEPTAESRRDFITAPRAEHDTDGADAEPTHDPDANSTDDADTDNTAAPAAELTTDAEHAEDTADAAVADDSDNNPADTDPDTDTDSDSDSDTNKGLVVPGLTLLHDPTGLDPTRLMGYGAIDPAHAARLAPHATTITAPPSETRTASGLIIFGNRTPAPPIDPTGHGGYATPPPGALTYAPSAALRAEIIQLDRRCRYPYCGRPSEECELDHLHKFLHADPLAGGWTVAFNLAPLCRPDHDRKHDGPWLPTMHTDRTITWRNARTGQVIVTYPR